In Eschrichtius robustus isolate mEscRob2 chromosome 11, mEscRob2.pri, whole genome shotgun sequence, the following proteins share a genomic window:
- the LOC137771396 gene encoding olfactory receptor 8B8-like isoform X1: MVLRNNSSVTEFILEGLTNQQELQIPLFFLFLGFYVVTVVGNLSLITLIGLNSRLHTPIYFFLYNLSFIDFCYSTVITPKMLMSFVSTKIIISYAGCMTQLFFFLFFVVSESFILSAMAYDRYVTICNPLVYTASMSPQVCLPILLGVYIMGFARAMAHTVCMGRLTFCANKLVDHFMCDILPLHECSCTSTYVNKPVVFVVVGIDISVPSATIFLSYALILSSILHISSTEGRSKAFSTCSSHIIAVSLFFGSGAFMYLKPSSLLPMNPAKVSSLFYTIVVPMLNPLIYSLRNKDVKIALKKTLSKKSFC; encoded by the exons atggtgttaaggaat AACTCTTCTGTGACAGAGTTTATCCTCGAAGGCTTAACCAACCAGCAGGAGCTCCAGATCCCCCTCTTCTTCCTGTTTCTAGGTTTCTACGTGGTCACTGTGGTGGGGAACCTGAGCTTGATAACCCTGATTGGACTCAACTCTCGCCTGCACACCCCCATATACTTTTTCCTCTATAACTTGTCCTTCATAGATTTCTGCTATTCCACTGTTATCACTCCCAAAATGCTGATGAGTTTTGTCTCAACGAAGATCATCATCTCCTATGCAGGGTGTATGActcagctcttcttctttcttttctttgttgtcTCTGAGTCCTTCATCCTGTCAGCGATGGCATATGACCGCTATGTCACCATCTGTAACCCGCTGGTGTACACGGCCAGCATGTCTCCCCAGGTCTGCTTACCTATTTTGCTGGGTGTCTACATAATGGGGTTTGCTAGGGCCATGGCCCACACAGTATGCATGGGGAGACTGACCTTCTGTGCCAACAAACTTGTTGACCACTTCATGTGTGACATCCTTCCCCTTCATGAGTGCTCTTGCACCAGCACGTATGTAAATAAGCcggtagtttttgttgttgtgggtATTGATATTAGTGTGCCCTCAGCTACCATCTTCCTTTCTTATGCCCTCATCCTCTCCAGTATCCTCCACATCAGCTCCACCGAGGGCAGGTCCAAAGCCTTCAGCACCTGTAGCTCCCACATAATTgcggtttctcttttctttgggtCAGGGGCGTTCATGTACCTCAAACCATCTTCTCTCTTACCCATGAACCCGGCGAAAGTGTCCTCCTTGTTCTATACCATTGTGGTGCCCATGCTCAACCCATTAATCTATAGCCTGAGGAATAAGGACGTCAAAATTGCTCTGAAGAAAACTTTGAGCAAAAAATCATTCTGCTGA
- the LOC137771396 gene encoding olfactory receptor 8B8-like isoform X2, giving the protein MRTVAENSSVTEFILEGLTNQQELQIPLFFLFLGFYVVTVVGNLSLITLIGLNSRLHTPIYFFLYNLSFIDFCYSTVITPKMLMSFVSTKIIISYAGCMTQLFFFLFFVVSESFILSAMAYDRYVTICNPLVYTASMSPQVCLPILLGVYIMGFARAMAHTVCMGRLTFCANKLVDHFMCDILPLHECSCTSTYVNKPVVFVVVGIDISVPSATIFLSYALILSSILHISSTEGRSKAFSTCSSHIIAVSLFFGSGAFMYLKPSSLLPMNPAKVSSLFYTIVVPMLNPLIYSLRNKDVKIALKKTLSKKSFC; this is encoded by the coding sequence ATGAGAACGGTAGCTGAGAACTCTTCTGTGACAGAGTTTATCCTCGAAGGCTTAACCAACCAGCAGGAGCTCCAGATCCCCCTCTTCTTCCTGTTTCTAGGTTTCTACGTGGTCACTGTGGTGGGGAACCTGAGCTTGATAACCCTGATTGGACTCAACTCTCGCCTGCACACCCCCATATACTTTTTCCTCTATAACTTGTCCTTCATAGATTTCTGCTATTCCACTGTTATCACTCCCAAAATGCTGATGAGTTTTGTCTCAACGAAGATCATCATCTCCTATGCAGGGTGTATGActcagctcttcttctttcttttctttgttgtcTCTGAGTCCTTCATCCTGTCAGCGATGGCATATGACCGCTATGTCACCATCTGTAACCCGCTGGTGTACACGGCCAGCATGTCTCCCCAGGTCTGCTTACCTATTTTGCTGGGTGTCTACATAATGGGGTTTGCTAGGGCCATGGCCCACACAGTATGCATGGGGAGACTGACCTTCTGTGCCAACAAACTTGTTGACCACTTCATGTGTGACATCCTTCCCCTTCATGAGTGCTCTTGCACCAGCACGTATGTAAATAAGCcggtagtttttgttgttgtgggtATTGATATTAGTGTGCCCTCAGCTACCATCTTCCTTTCTTATGCCCTCATCCTCTCCAGTATCCTCCACATCAGCTCCACCGAGGGCAGGTCCAAAGCCTTCAGCACCTGTAGCTCCCACATAATTgcggtttctcttttctttgggtCAGGGGCGTTCATGTACCTCAAACCATCTTCTCTCTTACCCATGAACCCGGCGAAAGTGTCCTCCTTGTTCTATACCATTGTGGTGCCCATGCTCAACCCATTAATCTATAGCCTGAGGAATAAGGACGTCAAAATTGCTCTGAAGAAAACTTTGAGCAAAAAATCATTCTGCTGA